DNA sequence from the Streptomyces canus genome:
GACGGTACAGCGGTCAACTCCCGTGCAAAAGAGGGCCCCTTGAGACCATGACGGCCGAATGGCGATCGTGTGACAGGAGTGCCCATGGACACATCCAGCTCACAGGTGGTGAATAGGCTGCGAACAGACTTCGTGCCCCTACGACTTGGAGCTTTCGTGCACCGCAGACTCATCGCACCGGGCGCACTCGCGACGGCCTCCCTGATGCTGGCGATCCCGGCGTCGGCAGCGGGCTTCTCCCCCGGCGCACCGGGTATCGGCGACCCCTACTACCCGGCCTACGGCAACGGCGGATACGACGTCTCCCACTACGACCTGCGGCTGAAGTACCAGCCGGCGACGGACGAGTTGGAGGGAACGGCGACTCTTCTCGCGCGCACCACGCAGGATCTGTCCCGCTTCGATCTGGACTTTCTGCTCGACGCGAGCGAGGTGCGGGTCAACGGCGCCAAGGCGTCGTTCACGACCTCCGGTGAGCACGAGTTGGAGATCACGCCGAAGTCGCCCCTGGCCAAGGGCACGTCCGTGACCGTGGTGGTCCGCTACAGCGGGGTGCCGTCGTCGAAGCAGGCGTACGGCTTCACCAGCTGGCACCGCACTCCTGACGGCGGGGTCGGGGCGAACGAGCCCGAGGCGGCCTGGTGGTGGTTCCCGAGCAACGACCACCCGCTCGACAAGGCCACCTACGACGTGTCGGTCCTGGTGCCGGACGGCAGCCAGGCCATCTCCAACGGAACGCTCCAGTCGACGAGTTCACGCCTCGGCTGGACGCGCTACACCTGGCGCTCCGACAAACCGCAGGCCACCTATCTCGCGACCCTGGCCGTCGGGAAGTTCGACGTCACGACCGGGACGACCGACGGCGGGATCCCGGTCGTCAACGCCTACAGCAAGGACCTCGGGGCCAACTACGGCGCGGCCCGTGCCAGTGTCGAGCGGACCGGGGAGATCGCCGACTGGCTGAGCGGATACTTCGGGCCGTATCCCTTCAACGCGCTCGGCGGATATGTGCCGAACACCACCACCGGGTACGCGCTGGAGACGCAGACCCGCCCGTTCTACAGCCCGCGGCAGTTCGCGAACGGGTCCAACACCTCCGTGGTCGTGCACGAGTTGGCCCACCAGTGGTACGGCGACCTCGTGTCCGTGCGCGGCTGGAAGGACATCTGGGTCAACGAGGGCTTCGCACGGTACGCGCAGTGGCTGTGGTCCGAGCACGAGGGCGAGGGGACGGCGCAGGAACTCGCCGACTACGTGTACGCCTCGCATCCGGCCGACGACGCGTTCTGGACGGTGAAGCCGGGTGATCCCGGGCCGGAGAACCAGTTCGACCTCGCCGTCTACGACCGGGGTGCGCTGGCCCTGCAGGCGCTGCGGAACGAGATCGGCGACGAGGCCTTCTTCGCCGTGCTGAAGGGCTGGCCGCAGAAGTACGCGTACGGCAACGCGTCCGTCGCCGACTTCCAGAGGTACGCCGAGGAGGTGTCCGGGCAGCCGCTGGCGGCGCTGTTCGACACGTGGCTGTTCCAGCCGTCGAAGCCGGGGGCGCCGGCGGCGCGGGGCGCGTCGATCGCGAAGGCCGGGGAGGCCGCGGACGCCTCCGTGCAGCCGAAGTCGTGGAAGAAGATCGCGGCGACGAACGACGTGCACGAGCAGGAGCACGGCGAGTAGGGCCTGGGGTTCTGGCGAAGGGTACGACTCCAGAACTCCGTGGGCGTCCGACCGGCGTTCTGCGACGCTTCCGCAGCCCGCGAGGGCCGGTCCGAACAGGATCAGGAGTTTCAGCGTGCCGATCCCACGCGGGCGAGGAGTGCGTCCCTGGTGATCGCGTCCGTCTCCGTCGACGGCACGGTGCAGGCGTGGGCGCCGGCCACCGCGCCGTACAGCGCGCACCGGTGCGGGGGTTCGCCGGTCAGGCGGCCGAGGAGGAAGGCGGCGGCGAAGGCGTCCCCGGCGCCGTTGGAGTCGATCACGGGGGCGGGGGGTGCGACCGGCGGGATGTGGGTCAGCTCGTCGTCGGTGAGGAGGTACGCACCCTCGGCGCCCGCGGTGGCGACGACCACTTCGGCACGGCCGCGCGCGGCGATGTCGCGCAGGGTGTGCTCGGGGTCGGTGAGGGCGGCCGCGGACAGGAAAACCACGTCGGCGGCGAGGGCGAACGGCTCGTGGTACGGGTTCTCGCCGTCCCAGTCGTGGAGGTCGGTGGAGAGGGTGGCCCCGGTGTCCCGGAGGAGGGGAAGGGCGTGGGCGCAGGGGTGGGTGATCGAGACGTGGACATGGCGGCTCGCCTCGGCGAGGGGCCTCAGGGTGTCCGGCGGGATGCGGTCGTCGGGGCGGGCGCGGCTGGTGTCGTACAGGGACAGGCGCCTGCCGTCGGGGCCGACGAGGTTGACCGCCCGCTTGGTCCCGGCGGGCTGGGGTACGGCGGTGAGGGCGATGCCGCGATCGCGGTGAAGGGCGCGGACGAGGTCGCCCTCGGGGTCGTCGCCGAGGAAGTCGAGGTGGTGGGTCTTCAGTCCGAGGGCACCGAGGCCCACGGCGACGAAGTCCCCGGTCTGTCCGGCGCGGGTGCGGATGCCGGAGTCGATCATGTAACTGTCGGCGTAGGGCAAGGGCAGCGCGGGGACGTACACGATGGTGTCCACCCCGGCCCCGCCGAGCACGAGCACGTCGATGTCCCGGCTCACGTCAATTCTCCCCGTGGTCGTAGACGGTGACGGCGACACCCCGCCTCACCAGCCGCTCGTTGATCAGCGGCTCCACGCGGGACCACTTCCCGCCGGCCAGTCCGCACCCTATCCGTGGCATGTGCACGGACGCTGTGAGTTCCAGGGCCTTCTCGGCCAGGCGGCCCAGAGCCGCGTCGATCGCCTCGTACCGGACCGGGACGCCCTTGCTGCCGGTCCGTATCCCCCGCTGTCCGACCATGTTGGCCACCCAGACGTACGGCTCGACCTGCACGAACTGTGCGGCGCCCAACCCGAAGTCGTTCGACGCGCGCCCCCGGTGCCAGGCGCGGTACGCGGTCTCCGGCTCGGGCCACCTGCGCGACACCGCGACGACGAAGCCCTTGCCCCAGCCCCCGAGGTCGTTGCAGACGTGCGCGATCAGCTTGATGCCCTTCGCCGACGGAGCGGTGGCGTCGCCTCGGATGTACGTGATCTCCCCCATGACGCCACCGTAGAGGGCGCCACTGACAAAGGGGGTTCGTCAGTCCGTGAGGTCGGTCAGTTCGCGGTCTGCCGTGCGTTCGACCCTGCGGCGGATGCCGAACCAGCCGCCCACCAGGAGTACCGCGATCACCGGGATCAGCAGGAGCGTCCTGCGGCCGACCTCCGGGTCGTTCCACATCATGCCCAGGCAGGCGAGGAGGAAGACGATCGTGGTGATCTCCGTGGCCGGGCTGAAGGGCAGACGGAAGGAGGGGCGGGTGACCAGGCCCGCCCGTGCCCGGCGGACGAAGACCAGGTGGCAGATCATGATGATCACCCAGGTACTGATGACGCCGAGGGAGGCGACGTTCAGCACGATCTCGAAGGCCTGGCTCGGCATGAGGTAGTTCAGGCCGACGCCGAGGACGCAGACCGCGCAGGTGAGCAGGATGCCGCCGTAGGGGACCTGGCTGCGGTTCATGCGGGCCGTGAACTTCGGGGCCGAGCCCGCCGTCGCCATGGAGCGCAGGATGCGGCCGGTGGAGTACAGGCCCGAGTTCAGCGAGGACATCGCCGCGGTCAGGACCACCAGGTTCATCACGTCACCGGCCGCCGGGATCCCGATCTTCGACAGGACCGTGACGAAGGGGCTCTCGTCGGCCGAGTAGACCGAACCCGGCAGGAGCAGGGCCAGGAGGACGACCGAGCCGACGTAGAACAGGCCCACTCGCCACATGATCGAGTTCACCGCGCGCGGGACGACCTTCTCCGGTTCCGCCGTCTCCCCCGCCGCGACCCCGACCAGCTCCAGCGCGGCGTAGGCGAAGATCACGCCCTGCATGACGAGGACGACCGGCATCACGCCGTGCGGGAGGACACCGCCGTTGTCGGTGATCACACTCGGACCGGGTGTGCCACCGCCCACCTCGTGCTGAGTGGCCAGCAGGAAGATGCCGATCAGCATGAAGCCGACGAGCGTGGCGACCTTGATGATCGCGAACCAGAACTCCATCTCGCCGAAGATCTTCACCGAGATCAGGTTCACGGCGAGGACCACGGCCAGCGCGATCAGGGCCAGCGTCCACTGGGGGATGTCGGTGAACAGGCTCCAGTAGTGGGTGTAGAGCGCGATCGCGGTGATGTCGGCGATGCCGGTCGTCGACCAGTTCAGGAAGTACATCCAGCCGGCGACGTAGGCCCCTTTCTCGCCGAGGAACTCCCGCGCGTACGACACGAAGGAGCCCGAGGAGGGCCGGTAGAGGACCAGCTCGCCCAGGGCACGGACGACGAAGAAGGCGAAGACGCCGCAGACCAGGTAGGCCAGCGCCAGCGCCGGGCCCGCGGTGTGGAGGCGTCCTCCGGCGCCCAGGAAGAGGCCGGTGCCGATCGCGCCGCCGATGGCGATCATGTTGACGTGGCGGGCCTTGAGGTCCTTGCTGTAGCCGGCGTCGCCCGCGTCGGCGGGCACCCGGGCCACGTCGGTGCGGGCGGCGGCCTGTGCCGATTGCACGGCGTCCTTGCTCACAGGTGGTTCCACTCTCTGGTGCGCCCCGGCAGGTCTCGCTCGGGTTTCCGGACGTGCGTCGGCCCGTGCCCCCTTCGGTGATGGGCACAGGCCGAGGGCTCGCCTTCCCGGGAAGCCGCCCCGCACACGGTGGCGGACGTCACAGAGGCAGACGTCTCGAAGGTGGTCGGAACAGGTGTCACAGCACCAGGTGTCACAGCAATGGTGAGACAGCGATACTGCTCCACATGACGACCGACACCTCAACCGACGCCGAGGAGCCGACCTTCACCGTCGACGAGCTGGCCGCGCAGGCGGGGGTCACGGTCCGCACGGTGCGCTTCTACGGCACGCGAGGGCTGCTGCCGCCGCCGGTGATCGGTCCGCGCCGGGTCGGTCACTACGGCCGCGAGCACCTCGCCCGCCTCGCGCTGATCGAGGAGCTCCAGCACCGGGGCATGACCCTCGCGGCAATCGAACGCTACGTGCAGCAGCTGCCGGCCGACCTGAGCCCCCATGACCTCGCGATCCACCGGGCGGTGGTGGCCTCCTGGGCCCCGGACACCGTGGAGCTGGTGGCGCGCGAGGAGCTCCGGCGGCGGGCGGGACGGGCGCTGAGCGACGACGACCTGGAACGGCTCGCCGCGATGGACGTCGTACGACCGGACGGCGACGGCTACCGCGTCGACCTGGGCCTGCTCCGGCTCGGTGTCGGACTGCTCGACGTCCCGCTGTCGCTGGAGGCGATCCTGGCCTCGCGCAAGGTGCTCATCGAGCACTCCCGGGCCGCCGCGCACGAGTTGTCCCAGCTGTTCCGGGGCGAGGTGGCCCAACGTGACGCGCAGGACGTGAAATCACTGTCCGCGCACATGGAACCCCTGGTCGTGCAGGCCCTGTTGACGACCTTTCAGCGGTCGCTCAAGGAGGAGCTGCGGGAGTGGACGTCGGAGGTCGGCGGAGGCTCCTGACCGGTTACGGGTTCGGTTCCGGTGCGGGCGCGCAGAGGCAGTTCGGTGGTAGGGCGGTGACCCATGGGCGCTCCTCGTGGCGGGAGTTGAGGTGCGACCGGCTCGCAAGCCGGCGTCGGGGAGCCCTGGGTTGTGGGCCCGAAGAGACGCGATTGGACGGGCTGAGTCGGCCGGCCCCGAACGCCGGGCGAGCCGCACTCGCCCGCCCGGCGTTCATCGCATGCGCGTCACTGGTCCCCGAAGCGCTCTCCGTTCTCCGCCTTCTCCACCAGCAACGCCGGCGGCGTGAACCGCTCTCCGTACCGCTCCGCCAGTTCACGTGCGCGGGCCACGAAGCCCGGGAGGCCGCCCTGGTAGCCGTTGATGTACTGCAGGACTCCGCCCGTCCAGCCGGGGAATCCGATGCCGAAGATGGAGCCGATGTTGGCGTCGGCGACCGAGGTCAGCACTCCCTCCTCCAGGAGTTTGACCGTGTCCAGGGCCTCGGAGAAGAGCATGCGTTCCTGCATGTCTTTGAAAGGCACCGTCTCGAGGGGGATCTCCGAACCCGCGCGCGTGAAGTGTTCCCGCAGGCCCGGCCACAGGGAGGTGCGCCCGCCGTCGTCGCCGTAGTCGTAGAAGCCGCCTCCCCCGCTGCGGCCCGTGCGGCCGAACTCGTCGACCATGCGGTCGATGACCGCCTCCGCGGGGTGGGGTGTCCAGGTTCCGCCCGCCTCCTCCACCGCCTGCTTCGTCTCCTTGCGGATCTTGCGCGGGAGCGTGAGGGTCAGCTCGTCCATCAGCGACAGGACCTTCGCCGGGTAGCCCGCCTGTGCTGCCGCCTGCTCGATCGACGCGGGCTCGATGCCCTCGCCGACCATGGCCACACCCTCGTTGAGGAAGTGCCCGATGACGCGGGAGGTGAAGAAGCCGCGGGAGTCGTTCACGACGATCGGCGTCTTCTTGATCTGCCGGACCAGGTCGAAGGCACGAGCCAGCGCCTCCTCGCCCGTCCTCTCCCCCTTGATGATCTCGACCAGCGGCATCTTGTCGACCGGGGAGAAGAAGTGCAGGCCGACGAAGTCCGTCTGGCGCTCCACGCCCTCGGCCAGCGCGGTGATCGGCAGGGTCGAGGTGTTGGAGCAGAGCAGCGCGTCCGGCTCGACGATGTGCTGGATCTCCTGGAAGACCTTGTGCTTCAGCGCCGAGTCCTCGAAGACGGCCTCGATGACCGCATCGCAGCCGGCCAGGTCCTGTGGGTCTGCCGTGGGAGTGATGCGGGCCAGGAGCGCGTCCGCCTTCTCCTGGGTCGTCCGGCCGCGGGAGACCGCCTTCGCGCAGAGCTTCTCCGAGTAGGCCTTGCCCTTGGCCGCGGCCTGCGGGTCCACGTCCTTCAGGACCACGTCGATGCCCGCGCGGGCGCACGAGTACGCGATGCCCGCGCCCATCATCCCGGCGCCGAGTACGGCCACCTTGCGGACCTGACGGGGGGCCACGCCCTTGGGGCGGTTCGCGCCGGAGTTCACCGCCTGGAGGTCGAAGAAGAACGCCTGGATCATGTTCTTGGACGTCTGACCGGCGGCCAGCTCGACGAAGTAGCGCGCCTCGATGACCTGGGCCGTCTCGAAGTCGACCTGGGCGCCTTCCACCGCCGCCGCGAGGATGTTGCGCGGGGCCGGGTAGGGCGCGCCGTTCGTCTGCTTGCGGAGCGTCGCCGGGAAGGCGGGGAGGTTCGCCGCGAACTTCGGGTGGGCGGGTGTGCCGCCGGGGATGCGGTAGCCCGGCTTGTCCCAGGGCTGCTGGGACTCGGGGTTGGCGTCGATGAAGGCCCGGGCCTTGGCCAGGAGTTCGTCCTGTGTGGTGGCCACGTCGTCGACCAGGCCGTTCTGCAGGGCGCGCTGCGGGGCGTACTGGGTGCCCTGGAGCAGGACCTTCAGGAGGGCGTCGGCGATGCCCAGGAGGCGGACCGTACGGACGACTCCGCCGCCTCCGGGGAGCAGGCCGAGGGTGACCTCGGGGCAGCCGATCTTGGAGCCGGGTGCGTCGAGGGCGATGCGGTGGTGGCAGGCGAGGGCGATCTCGTAACCGCCGCCCAGGGCCGCGCCGTTGATCGCGGCGACGACCGGCTTGCCCAGGGTCTCGATGCGGCGCAGGTTGCGCTTGATCGCGAGGCCGCCGTCGAAGAGTTCCTGTGCGGTTTCGGGCGTGACCCGGATGAGGTCGCGCAGGTCGCCGCCCGCGAAGAAGGTCTTCTTGGCGGAGGTGATGATGACACCGCGGACGGTGTCCTTCTCGGCCTCCAGGCGGTCGGTGATCACCGCGAGGGAGTCGCGGAACGCCTTGTTCATGGTGTTCGCGGACTGGTCGGGGTCGTCGAGGACGAGGGTGACGACGCCGGTGCGGTCCTGTTCCCAGCGGATGGTCGTGGACTGAGTGCTCATGTGGAAGTGCTCCATGTGATCCGTCGTATCCGTGGGAGGGGGTCAGATGCGCTCGACGATGGTGGCGATGCCCATGCCGCCGCCCACACAGAGCGTCGCGAGGCCGTACCGCTTGTCCTGGCGCTCCAGTTCGTCGATCAGGCTGCCCAGGATCATGGCGCCGGTGGCAC
Encoded proteins:
- a CDS encoding PfkB family carbohydrate kinase, with the translated sequence MSRDIDVLVLGGAGVDTIVYVPALPLPYADSYMIDSGIRTRAGQTGDFVAVGLGALGLKTHHLDFLGDDPEGDLVRALHRDRGIALTAVPQPAGTKRAVNLVGPDGRRLSLYDTSRARPDDRIPPDTLRPLAEASRHVHVSITHPCAHALPLLRDTGATLSTDLHDWDGENPYHEPFALAADVVFLSAAALTDPEHTLRDIAARGRAEVVVATAGAEGAYLLTDDELTHIPPVAPPAPVIDSNGAGDAFAAAFLLGRLTGEPPHRCALYGAVAGAHACTVPSTETDAITRDALLARVGSAR
- a CDS encoding 3-hydroxyacyl-CoA dehydrogenase NAD-binding domain-containing protein, producing the protein MSTQSTTIRWEQDRTGVVTLVLDDPDQSANTMNKAFRDSLAVITDRLEAEKDTVRGVIITSAKKTFFAGGDLRDLIRVTPETAQELFDGGLAIKRNLRRIETLGKPVVAAINGAALGGGYEIALACHHRIALDAPGSKIGCPEVTLGLLPGGGGVVRTVRLLGIADALLKVLLQGTQYAPQRALQNGLVDDVATTQDELLAKARAFIDANPESQQPWDKPGYRIPGGTPAHPKFAANLPAFPATLRKQTNGAPYPAPRNILAAAVEGAQVDFETAQVIEARYFVELAAGQTSKNMIQAFFFDLQAVNSGANRPKGVAPRQVRKVAVLGAGMMGAGIAYSCARAGIDVVLKDVDPQAAAKGKAYSEKLCAKAVSRGRTTQEKADALLARITPTADPQDLAGCDAVIEAVFEDSALKHKVFQEIQHIVEPDALLCSNTSTLPITALAEGVERQTDFVGLHFFSPVDKMPLVEIIKGERTGEEALARAFDLVRQIKKTPIVVNDSRGFFTSRVIGHFLNEGVAMVGEGIEPASIEQAAAQAGYPAKVLSLMDELTLTLPRKIRKETKQAVEEAGGTWTPHPAEAVIDRMVDEFGRTGRSGGGGFYDYGDDGGRTSLWPGLREHFTRAGSEIPLETVPFKDMQERMLFSEALDTVKLLEEGVLTSVADANIGSIFGIGFPGWTGGVLQYINGYQGGLPGFVARARELAERYGERFTPPALLVEKAENGERFGDQ
- a CDS encoding macro domain-containing protein — protein: MGEITYIRGDATAPSAKGIKLIAHVCNDLGGWGKGFVVAVSRRWPEPETAYRAWHRGRASNDFGLGAAQFVQVEPYVWVANMVGQRGIRTGSKGVPVRYEAIDAALGRLAEKALELTASVHMPRIGCGLAGGKWSRVEPLINERLVRRGVAVTVYDHGEN
- a CDS encoding amino acid permease translates to MSKDAVQSAQAAARTDVARVPADAGDAGYSKDLKARHVNMIAIGGAIGTGLFLGAGGRLHTAGPALALAYLVCGVFAFFVVRALGELVLYRPSSGSFVSYAREFLGEKGAYVAGWMYFLNWSTTGIADITAIALYTHYWSLFTDIPQWTLALIALAVVLAVNLISVKIFGEMEFWFAIIKVATLVGFMLIGIFLLATQHEVGGGTPGPSVITDNGGVLPHGVMPVVLVMQGVIFAYAALELVGVAAGETAEPEKVVPRAVNSIMWRVGLFYVGSVVLLALLLPGSVYSADESPFVTVLSKIGIPAAGDVMNLVVLTAAMSSLNSGLYSTGRILRSMATAGSAPKFTARMNRSQVPYGGILLTCAVCVLGVGLNYLMPSQAFEIVLNVASLGVISTWVIIMICHLVFVRRARAGLVTRPSFRLPFSPATEITTIVFLLACLGMMWNDPEVGRRTLLLIPVIAVLLVGGWFGIRRRVERTADRELTDLTD
- a CDS encoding MerR family transcriptional regulator, with amino-acid sequence MTTDTSTDAEEPTFTVDELAAQAGVTVRTVRFYGTRGLLPPPVIGPRRVGHYGREHLARLALIEELQHRGMTLAAIERYVQQLPADLSPHDLAIHRAVVASWAPDTVELVAREELRRRAGRALSDDDLERLAAMDVVRPDGDGYRVDLGLLRLGVGLLDVPLSLEAILASRKVLIEHSRAAAHELSQLFRGEVAQRDAQDVKSLSAHMEPLVVQALLTTFQRSLKEELREWTSEVGGGS
- a CDS encoding M1 family metallopeptidase, with the translated sequence MHRRLIAPGALATASLMLAIPASAAGFSPGAPGIGDPYYPAYGNGGYDVSHYDLRLKYQPATDELEGTATLLARTTQDLSRFDLDFLLDASEVRVNGAKASFTTSGEHELEITPKSPLAKGTSVTVVVRYSGVPSSKQAYGFTSWHRTPDGGVGANEPEAAWWWFPSNDHPLDKATYDVSVLVPDGSQAISNGTLQSTSSRLGWTRYTWRSDKPQATYLATLAVGKFDVTTGTTDGGIPVVNAYSKDLGANYGAARASVERTGEIADWLSGYFGPYPFNALGGYVPNTTTGYALETQTRPFYSPRQFANGSNTSVVVHELAHQWYGDLVSVRGWKDIWVNEGFARYAQWLWSEHEGEGTAQELADYVYASHPADDAFWTVKPGDPGPENQFDLAVYDRGALALQALRNEIGDEAFFAVLKGWPQKYAYGNASVADFQRYAEEVSGQPLAALFDTWLFQPSKPGAPAARGASIAKAGEAADASVQPKSWKKIAATNDVHEQEHGE